A single Marinitoga aeolica DNA region contains:
- a CDS encoding HD-GYP domain-containing protein, with amino-acid sequence MKRVALLVMTILLVIITYGDVKNNNSTGINSATLFVVLSVFTVISILLTLIIDRKTLKKRYLEKEKELKHLNDELEEANKELESSYNKIEKLNSSILKTLELSSFFAAPKLMEKDFEKKVLELALEIIEPAENGSIYLFDEKDNAKMVFAKGYNYQKINELNLKKSELIIPEKAKIVKNIHEINRTKMPLDKFKEFELLGGDLKETLIAPITFNDELFGIITLDILNNDHINKFEDYHTKIMDYFGKTFAGFLKMLKFIKQEGKFHKDIALTLVKALEYYDNYTRGHSERVATWASLIAEKMNFDKQKIEQIYWAGILHDIGKIFVPQVILNKTGKLTNEEFEKIKLHPVKGEELINKVDEMKYISKIIRHHHERYDGKGYPDGLKGEEIPIESRILAVVDSFDAMISERPYKQPLTKEEAIMELKRMSMKQFDGNVVSIFADIIVNQNDKNNKH; translated from the coding sequence ATGAAAAGAGTTGCACTATTAGTCATGACAATTCTGTTAGTCATAATAACATATGGTGATGTTAAAAATAATAATAGCACAGGTATCAATAGTGCTACTTTATTTGTGGTTTTATCTGTTTTTACCGTTATTTCAATACTTCTCACTCTTATAATAGATAGAAAAACTTTAAAAAAAAGATATTTAGAGAAAGAAAAAGAATTAAAACACCTTAATGATGAACTTGAAGAAGCCAATAAAGAGCTGGAATCATCTTACAATAAAATAGAAAAATTAAATTCTTCAATTTTAAAAACTTTAGAGTTATCTTCTTTTTTTGCAGCACCAAAATTAATGGAAAAAGACTTTGAAAAAAAAGTTTTAGAATTAGCACTTGAAATAATAGAACCAGCTGAAAATGGTTCTATTTATTTATTTGATGAAAAAGACAATGCAAAAATGGTTTTCGCAAAAGGTTATAACTACCAAAAAATCAATGAATTAAATCTAAAAAAGAGTGAATTAATCATTCCTGAAAAAGCTAAAATAGTAAAAAATATTCATGAAATCAATAGAACAAAAATGCCATTAGATAAGTTTAAAGAATTCGAACTACTTGGTGGTGATCTAAAAGAAACCCTTATAGCTCCAATAACATTTAATGACGAATTATTTGGAATTATAACATTGGATATTTTAAATAATGATCATATAAATAAATTTGAAGACTACCACACAAAAATAATGGACTATTTCGGAAAAACCTTTGCTGGTTTTCTGAAAATGCTAAAATTTATAAAACAAGAAGGAAAATTCCATAAAGATATTGCTTTAACTCTTGTAAAGGCTTTAGAATATTACGATAATTATACCAGAGGGCATTCTGAAAGAGTTGCAACATGGGCTTCATTGATTGCAGAAAAAATGAATTTTGATAAACAAAAAATAGAGCAGATATATTGGGCAGGAATTTTACATGATATTGGAAAAATATTTGTTCCTCAGGTTATATTAAATAAAACAGGAAAATTAACCAATGAAGAATTTGAAAAAATAAAACTTCACCCTGTTAAAGGCGAGGAATTAATAAATAAAGTAGATGAAATGAAATATATATCCAAAATAATACGTCACCATCATGAAAGGTATGATGGAAAAGGATACCCTGATGGATTAAAAGGTGAAGAAATACCAATTGAATCTAGAATATTAGCTGTTGTTGATAGTTTTGATGCAATGATTAGCGAAAGACCTTACAAGCAACCTCTTACCAAAGAAGAAGCTATAATGGAGTTAAAGAGGATGTCTAT
- the aglA gene encoding alpha-glucosidase AglA: MGVKIGIIGAGSAVFSMRLVADICKTPELAGSVISLMDIDEERLNAVHLLASKIVDEFGSDIKFEKTTDLEETIKDSDFVINTAMVGGHNYLEKARAIGEKYGYYRGIDAQEFNMVSDYYTISNFNQLNFAFNVAKLIEKLSPNAWLIQGANPVFEITTLISREVPIKMIGVCHGHYGAMDIFEKLGLKNENVNWQVAGFNHAIWLNRFEYNGEDAYPLIDRWIKENENKEFKPRDPFNDQLSPAAIDMYKFYGMFPIGDTVRNSSWKYHYNLEEKKKWYGEPWGGADSEIGWKWYQNMLLEVTKIIKDFAKLVLENKNKKLSEIFELALVGNRLEGHFEEEMRKILNPAQLSGEQHIPFINAIVNDKKTKLVLNIMNSGIINEIPGDVAVEVPVMVDKNGIHPEEIYPKLNKRIIKYYLYPRMIRMEMALEAFLTGDIKLLEEFLIRDRRTTSYEQVKNVLRELMELPENKNMKKHYLK; this comes from the coding sequence ATGGGTGTGAAAATAGGTATTATAGGAGCAGGTAGTGCAGTTTTTTCTATGAGACTGGTAGCGGATATATGTAAAACGCCAGAATTAGCTGGTAGTGTTATTAGTTTAATGGATATAGATGAAGAAAGGCTAAATGCCGTTCATTTGTTAGCAAGTAAGATTGTAGATGAATTTGGTTCTGATATAAAGTTTGAAAAAACAACCGATTTAGAAGAAACAATAAAAGATTCAGATTTTGTTATTAATACAGCAATGGTTGGTGGACATAATTATCTTGAAAAAGCAAGAGCAATAGGTGAAAAATATGGGTATTATAGAGGAATAGATGCGCAAGAATTCAATATGGTTTCTGATTATTATACTATATCAAATTTCAATCAACTTAATTTTGCATTTAACGTTGCAAAATTAATAGAAAAATTATCACCAAATGCATGGTTGATTCAAGGTGCAAACCCTGTTTTTGAGATTACAACATTAATTTCAAGAGAAGTTCCAATTAAAATGATAGGTGTTTGTCATGGACATTATGGAGCTATGGATATTTTTGAAAAACTTGGATTAAAAAATGAAAATGTAAATTGGCAGGTAGCTGGTTTTAATCATGCAATATGGTTAAACAGATTTGAATATAATGGAGAAGATGCATATCCTTTAATTGATCGATGGATAAAGGAAAATGAGAATAAAGAATTTAAACCAAGGGATCCATTTAATGATCAATTAAGTCCAGCTGCTATAGATATGTATAAGTTTTATGGAATGTTTCCTATTGGAGATACTGTTAGAAATAGTTCATGGAAATATCATTATAATCTGGAAGAAAAGAAAAAGTGGTATGGAGAACCATGGGGAGGTGCAGATTCTGAGATAGGATGGAAATGGTATCAAAACATGCTTTTAGAAGTTACAAAAATTATTAAAGATTTTGCAAAACTTGTATTGGAGAATAAGAATAAGAAATTATCTGAAATATTTGAGTTGGCATTGGTTGGTAACAGATTAGAAGGGCATTTTGAAGAAGAAATGAGAAAAATATTAAATCCAGCTCAATTAAGTGGAGAACAACATATTCCATTTATAAACGCAATAGTGAATGACAAAAAAACAAAATTGGTATTGAATATAATGAATTCCGGTATAATTAATGAAATTCCTGGCGATGTTGCGGTTGAAGTTCCTGTAATGGTAGATAAAAATGGAATACATCCAGAAGAAATATATCCAAAATTAAATAAAAGAATTATTAAATATTATTTATATCCAAGAATGATAAGAATGGAAATGGCATTAGAAGCCTTTTTAACTGGGGATATAAAACTTCTTGAGGAATTTTTGATAAGGGATAGAAGAACAACTTCATATGAACAGGTGAAAAATGTTTTAAGAGAATTAATGGAATTACCTGAAAATAAAAATATGAAAAAACACTATTTGAAATGA
- a CDS encoding type I phosphomannose isomerase catalytic subunit yields MIDEILESSPIFVEKVWGDEKLNKLFEKENMNKIGEVWLFSGVENYETELIGINSGKKYGNPSDMIKELMGKDFPRMPLLLKLISTTQWLSIQVHPDDKFAKELENEPWGKTEAWYFLNESNEIFISNDVEENIKSIEKQNWDKIFKPITLKKDDLLFIPAGVVHTLGPNSMLLEIQQTSNLTYRLYDWGRPREIHIEKGKKVLKDCPFVIVNSPKEFKTQYFNIKRVSNEKIKGFGIYVSLKDFKTYVIPKGLEFEVKEDGLLFFL; encoded by the coding sequence GTGATTGATGAAATATTAGAATCATCCCCTATTTTTGTTGAAAAAGTTTGGGGAGATGAGAAACTGAATAAACTATTTGAAAAAGAAAATATGAATAAAATAGGAGAAGTATGGTTATTTTCAGGCGTTGAAAATTATGAGACAGAACTTATAGGTATAAATAGCGGAAAGAAATACGGGAATCCCTCAGATATGATAAAAGAATTAATGGGGAAAGACTTTCCAAGAATGCCATTATTATTAAAATTAATATCAACAACTCAATGGCTTTCTATTCAGGTACATCCAGATGATAAATTTGCAAAAGAATTGGAAAATGAACCCTGGGGTAAAACAGAAGCATGGTATTTTCTAAATGAATCAAACGAAATATTTATTTCTAATGATGTTGAAGAAAATATAAAATCAATTGAAAAACAAAATTGGGATAAAATATTTAAACCAATAACTTTAAAAAAAGATGATTTATTATTTATACCAGCAGGAGTTGTGCATACATTAGGACCGAATTCAATGTTATTAGAAATACAACAAACATCGAATTTAACATATAGATTATATGATTGGGGAAGGCCAAGAGAAATTCATATAGAAAAAGGTAAAAAAGTTTTAAAAGATTGCCCATTTGTTATAGTGAATTCACCTAAAGAATTCAAAACTCAATATTTTAATATAAAAAGGGTTTCTAATGAAAAAATAAAAGGGTTCGGTATATATGTATCGTTAAAAGATTTTAAAACATACGTTATACCAAAAGGTTTAGAATTTGAAGTGAAAGAAGATGGATTGTTATTTTTTCTTTAA
- a CDS encoding sodium ion-translocating decarboxylase subunit beta: MDFSNFLAFFANSGFAYFTWQNLLMIVIGSLLIYVAIVKHAEPLLLIPIGFGIILANIPPEVTGLLNPPTANQVGGLLWYIQRGMFLGVYPPLIFLGIGAITDFSYLIADPRLIFLGAAAQVGIFGTFIVANLMGFDIHSAASIAIIGGADGPTSIYLASKFSPQLLAIIAIAAYSYIALIPILQPPVSRLLTSKEERKIRMKRMRHVSKKEKIIFPIATTIVVALLVPKAISLVGLLMLGNLLKESGVTKRLAEAASRFILDSVTILLMLSVGSTARADIFLKPQSLKIFALGAVAFIIAMTSGILFAKLMNLFSKDKINPLIGAAGVSAVPDSARVAQTVAQSEDPSNFILMHAMGPNVAGVIGSAVAAGVFLSILS; this comes from the coding sequence ATGGATTTTTCAAATTTCTTAGCTTTTTTTGCTAATAGTGGTTTCGCATATTTTACATGGCAAAACCTTCTTATGATTGTTATAGGATCTCTTTTGATTTATGTGGCAATAGTTAAGCACGCAGAACCCTTGCTTTTAATCCCTATTGGATTTGGAATTATTTTAGCTAATATTCCTCCAGAAGTAACGGGTTTATTGAATCCTCCAACAGCAAATCAGGTGGGTGGATTATTGTGGTACATTCAAAGAGGAATGTTTTTAGGTGTTTATCCACCATTGATCTTTTTAGGTATTGGTGCGATAACAGATTTTTCATATTTAATAGCTGATCCAAGACTGATTTTTTTAGGTGCAGCAGCACAGGTTGGGATTTTTGGAACATTTATTGTGGCAAATTTAATGGGATTTGATATACATAGTGCAGCTTCTATTGCGATTATTGGTGGTGCGGATGGTCCTACATCCATTTATTTGGCTTCAAAATTTTCTCCGCAATTATTGGCGATTATTGCAATAGCAGCATATTCATATATAGCTCTTATACCGATTTTACAGCCACCAGTATCAAGGCTCTTGACTTCGAAAGAAGAAAGAAAAATAAGAATGAAAAGAATGAGACATGTAAGTAAAAAAGAGAAGATAATATTTCCTATTGCTACAACTATTGTAGTTGCTTTATTAGTTCCTAAAGCTATTTCACTGGTTGGATTATTGATGCTTGGTAATTTATTAAAAGAATCTGGAGTTACTAAAAGACTTGCAGAAGCAGCTTCAAGGTTTATTTTGGATTCGGTGACAATATTATTAATGCTTTCAGTTGGTAGTACTGCTAGAGCAGATATATTCTTGAAACCACAAAGTTTAAAGATATTTGCCTTAGGTGCTGTAGCCTTTATAATCGCTATGACTTCTGGTATTTTATTTGCTAAATTAATGAATTTATTTTCTAAAGATAAAATAAATCCACTAATAGGTGCAGCAGGAGTATCTGCTGTTCCAGATTCTGCAAGGGTTGCACAAACAGTAGCCCAATCAGAAGATCCAAGTAATTTTATTTTAATGCATGCAATGGGTCCAAATGTTGCAGGAGTTATAGGTTCTGCGGTAGCAGCAGGTGTATTTTTATCAATACTTTCATAA
- a CDS encoding 4Fe-4S dicluster domain-containing protein yields the protein MAKKSYRIEINYSFCKNCGICYNVCPTKALGEAELGKPIVTDSSKCIGCLMCERLCPDIAINVEEVEKVVENNG from the coding sequence ATGGCTAAAAAAAGTTATCGTATAGAAATTAATTATTCTTTTTGTAAGAATTGTGGTATATGTTACAACGTTTGTCCTACAAAAGCATTGGGTGAAGCAGAGTTAGGAAAACCAATAGTTACAGATTCTTCTAAGTGTATAGGTTGTTTAATGTGTGAAAGGTTATGTCCTGACATTGCGATAAACGTTGAAGAGGTAGAAAAGGTGGTTGAAAATAATGGGTAG
- a CDS encoding 2-oxoacid:acceptor oxidoreductase subunit alpha: MGRIVFMQGNEAVALAAIKAGCRFFAGYPITPSTEVAEVMARELPKVGGKFIQMEDEIASAAAIIGASLAGVKSMTATSGPGFSLMQEALGYATMTETPCVFVDVMRGGPSTGLPTKPSQGDLMQIRWGRHGDQQIIALYPSTVEEAYKYTIKAFNYAETYRTPVVLIMDETLGHMRESFYLSDEDENPEIIERLTEAAIEEEDLFHPFGFQDENYPVNPLIEMGKARFHVSGLVHDETGFPVGSTQVADKVIKHLDSKIRLYAEEIAIYDEYMTDDAEIIVVAYGTVARSAMKAVKMAREDRIPVGLFKPISIWPFPVSKMKNILKKSQAVIIAEMNLGQMALEISRINKFGKHLELVNKVDGDLISPREILNSITAVWRRIIEF, encoded by the coding sequence ATGGGTAGAATAGTATTTATGCAGGGAAATGAAGCTGTTGCTTTAGCTGCAATAAAAGCAGGATGTAGATTTTTTGCAGGATATCCAATAACACCTTCAACAGAAGTTGCTGAAGTTATGGCAAGAGAATTACCAAAAGTTGGTGGAAAGTTTATACAAATGGAGGATGAAATAGCAAGTGCTGCTGCTATAATTGGAGCTTCATTAGCTGGAGTTAAATCTATGACAGCAACAAGTGGTCCGGGTTTTAGTTTGATGCAAGAAGCTCTTGGATATGCTACTATGACTGAAACTCCGTGTGTTTTTGTAGATGTAATGAGGGGAGGTCCAAGTACAGGATTGCCAACTAAACCTTCTCAAGGTGATTTAATGCAAATAAGATGGGGAAGACACGGTGACCAACAGATTATTGCATTATATCCATCTACAGTTGAAGAAGCTTATAAATATACAATAAAAGCATTTAATTATGCTGAAACATATAGAACTCCAGTTGTTTTAATTATGGATGAAACATTAGGGCATATGAGAGAAAGTTTTTACTTAAGTGATGAAGATGAAAATCCAGAAATAATAGAAAGGTTGACAGAAGCAGCAATTGAAGAGGAGGATTTGTTCCATCCATTTGGCTTTCAGGATGAAAATTATCCAGTCAATCCGTTAATTGAAATGGGAAAAGCAAGATTTCATGTTTCAGGATTGGTTCATGATGAAACAGGGTTCCCTGTGGGGTCAACTCAAGTTGCAGATAAAGTAATAAAACATCTTGATTCTAAAATTAGATTATATGCTGAAGAAATTGCAATATATGATGAATATATGACTGATGATGCGGAAATAATAGTTGTTGCATATGGAACTGTAGCTAGAAGTGCAATGAAAGCAGTAAAAATGGCAAGGGAAGATAGAATTCCTGTTGGATTATTTAAACCAATTTCAATATGGCCATTTCCTGTTTCTAAAATGAAAAATATTTTAAAGAAATCTCAAGCAGTAATAATAGCAGAAATGAATTTAGGACAAATGGCATTGGAAATTTCAAGAATTAATAAATTTGGAAAACATCTTGAATTAGTAAATAAAGTGGATGGAGATTTGATAAGTCCAAGAGAAATTTTAAATTCAATAACTGCAGTTTGGAGAAGAATAATAGAATTTTAA
- a CDS encoding stage V sporulation protein S, whose product MEVLKVGHSSSPNKVAGAIAGVLSKTDEVEIQAIGAGAVNQAVKAIAIARRFVETRGKKLFVVPGFVEVTVGEEKRTGIKFRVFAEITEEEAEA is encoded by the coding sequence ATGGAAGTTTTGAAAGTTGGACATTCTTCATCACCAAACAAAGTAGCTGGAGCTATAGCAGGTGTTTTAAGCAAAACAGATGAAGTGGAGATACAAGCAATAGGGGCGGGGGCAGTGAACCAGGCGGTAAAAGCTATTGCTATTGCAAGAAGATTCGTTGAAACTCGTGGTAAAAAACTTTTTGTAGTTCCTGGATTTGTTGAAGTAACAGTAGGAGAAGAAAAGAGAACAGGAATTAAATTTAGGGTATTTGCTGAAATAACTGAAGAAGAAGCAGAAGCCTAA
- a CDS encoding DUF1385 domain-containing protein yields the protein MKKHEMPKYVGGQAVIEGVMMKGINTVVAVRRNDGKIQVKRLKEGSYGWLEKIPFIRGFFVLLKAMVIGMEALSYSANVSGEEEITKKDMIVSILLAVLFAIGGFGLGPMFLTKLFNIQNEFWFSLIEGVVRAFFVILYIWVISLFKDIKRVFEYHGAEHKTVYNYEDGKELAVHNAKKYTTLHPRCGTSFLIITVFASIIVFSITGALGYTTLWEKVVTRIILLPLVAGFAYEFQRFTAKIIDTWFGKILAWPGLALQKITTSEPDEKQLEVAIISLKYALKEDFDGEEVVEN from the coding sequence ATGAAAAAACACGAAATGCCTAAATATGTAGGTGGTCAGGCTGTAATAGAAGGCGTCATGATGAAAGGAATTAACACAGTTGTAGCTGTGAGAAGAAATGATGGAAAAATACAGGTTAAAAGATTAAAAGAAGGATCATATGGATGGTTGGAAAAAATTCCTTTTATAAGAGGTTTTTTTGTTTTATTAAAAGCAATGGTTATAGGAATGGAAGCACTTTCGTATTCTGCCAATGTTTCTGGTGAAGAAGAAATTACGAAAAAGGATATGATAGTTTCAATTTTATTAGCGGTATTATTTGCAATTGGTGGTTTTGGCTTGGGACCAATGTTTTTAACGAAGTTATTTAATATACAAAATGAATTTTGGTTTTCATTAATTGAAGGTGTGGTAAGAGCATTTTTTGTAATATTATATATATGGGTTATTTCATTGTTTAAAGATATAAAACGCGTTTTTGAATATCATGGTGCAGAGCACAAAACTGTTTATAATTATGAAGATGGAAAAGAATTAGCTGTTCATAATGCTAAAAAATATACAACTTTGCATCCAAGATGTGGGACCAGTTTTTTGATTATAACAGTATTTGCTTCTATTATAGTATTTTCTATAACAGGAGCTTTAGGGTATACGACATTATGGGAAAAAGTTGTTACAAGAATTATTCTTCTACCATTAGTAGCAGGGTTTGCATATGAATTTCAGAGATTTACTGCAAAAATAATAGATACATGGTTTGGGAAAATTTTAGCCTGGCCTGGTTTAGCATTACAAAAGATAACAACGTCAGAGCCAGATGAAAAACAGTTAGAAGTGGCAATTATATCTTTAAAATATGCATTAAAAGAGGATTTTGATGGAGAAGAAGTTGTCGAGAATTAA